GGCAGGGCGGCCGGGGGGCTTGTCAGGTGACCGGGATACCTGGGTTGGTCAGTGCCTTCCCGCCGGTGATCGTGTTGCTGCGGTCGATCGTCACCTTGCAGCTGGAGGCGTTGTAGTTGGTGATGTTGAACGCGTACCGCCCGCTCCCGGTCGCGCCGGTCAGGTCGGACTTGTTGCCGCGGAACACCGTCCCGCATCCCCAGCCGGACTGCTGGGTGTGCGTCTCGTACCCGTTGTTCGTCGTGTTCTTGCCGGTGTTGTTCTCGATGACATAGTTGTTGCCCTTGACATCGATCCAGCTGTCGTCGTAGTTCGCGCCGGTCAACCCGCGGCCGTCGAAGCTGTTACCGGACACGAGCCCGCCGGTCGTGCCCTCCTTGAGGTCGACCGCCTCGCCGCCGACGTCCGGGCCGATCGTGTTGCCGAGGATCTGCACGTGGTCGGACTTGTCCGAGGTGCCGCCCGCGCTGCCGACGTACACGCCCTCGCCCATCCCGCGGCCGTCGTTGCCGGTGTCGTAGATGCGCGAGTTCTTGATCACGCCGTACGTCGAGCTGTTGCGGAAGTGCACGCCCTCCATGTCCAGCCCGTGCACGGTGACCCCGTCGATCGTGACGCGGGTGGCGCTGTCGATCATGATGCCCTTCTGGCCGCCGGTCACCGTGATGCCCTTGACGTTCCAGTACGACGCGCCGTTGAGATGCAGGCCGTAGCCGCCGCCGGCCTGCAGTACGGCGTTCGACGAGCCGGTCAGTGTGATCGGCGCCGAGGACGTGCCGTCGACCGTGGTCTTGAAGTTGCCGGTGTAGGTGCCATCGGCAAGCTTGATGGTGTCACCGGGCTTGGTGTCGGTCAGCGCTGCCTTGAGCTCGGCGGAGGTGCTGACGTCGGTTGTCACCGTGGAGGCGGTGCGGTTGCGGATGTGGTCGCGGATCCACACGCCGGCCGGTTTGAGCATCGACGTACCGGTGAAGTCGTTGCCGGCGCACGTGCCTTCCTTGAAGACCGCGCCGGAGCGGAAGTCGTCGGAGAAGTTCCAGTTCGTCCAGCCGATCTGCTTGCTTTCCAGGAAGTCCAGGTACTTCTGCGACCAGGTGAAGTCGTTGCCGCCGTCACCGGTGTAGGTCTGGGTGCCGAACTCCGTGACGAACAAGGGGATGCGGTCCGCGGCACGCGACAGGGCGTCGAAGTACTCCTGCTGGTGCGACGCGGCGTAGAAGTGGAACGTGTACATCAGGTTCGTCGCGTTCACCGGGTTGTCGATGACGTCGGCCTCGCTGCCGCCGTCGGAGACGCCGAGCGACGCCCAGCCGTGGGTGCCGACGAAGATCACGCCGTCGGGGTCCTTGGCCCGGATGACCGGCACCATCTGCTCGGCGTACGACTTGATGCCGGCCCAGCTGACGCTGTTCGGCTCGTTGGCGATGTCGTAGATGATGTTCTTCTTGTCCTTGTGCCGTTCGGCGATCTCGGTGAAGAACGTCTTGGCGAGGCCGAGGTTCGCGTTCGGGTCGCCCGGGTCGAGCTGGTGCCAGTCGACCAGGGCGTACATGCCGCGCTCGGTCGCCTCTTCGATGTAGTTGTTCACCAGGTTGGTGAACTTCTCCGGGTCGGTCTCGTAGCCGTCCTCCTGCACGTACATCGAGATGCGCAGGATGTCGGCTTTCCAGTCGTTCGCGAGGGCGTCCAGGGAGGCGGTCTTGACGCAGTCGGCGTACCACTGCAGGCCGTGGGTGCTCATGCCGCGCAGCTGGACGGGCTCGTTGCGCTCGTTGCAGAGCTTGGTGCCGCAGACATGCAGCTGACCGTTGCGGCCGACCGGGGTGTCGTCGGCCTGAGCGGAAACAGGTAAGAGTGCCGAGGCGGCCAGCAACGCGCCGGCCAGAAGAGAGTGGATCATGAACTTCCTCCGAGGGGGCGTCGGGGAGGACGATGATTAGGAAGGTTTCCTAATAGTTCAGGTGAACCTAACGGCAGGTGCGGAACGCTGTCAATTGGTCGCGCAAGGTGATCATTAGCGATCAGGCCGTGTCTCTGTCCGGCCAGGCTGCTTTGAGGGTGGCGAGCGTGACGCTGATCGCCGGGCGGCGCGACGTGGTCGTGCGCCAGACGGCGTACAGGCGGCGGCTCGGCGCAGGTTGCAGCGGTACGACGACCACGCCGTCGGGGACCGGTCCGCGGCCGAGCCGGGGGAGCAGGCCGATACCGAGGCCGCGTGCGAGCATCGCCAGCTGGGTCTGGTACTCCGCGACGGAGTACGCGACCTCCGGCTCGACGCCCGCGCGGCGCATCGTCCGGATCAGCCACTCGTGGCAGATCGACCCGACCGGCTGGCAGATCCACCGCTCGCCGACGAGATCCTCCGCGCGGACGCACTCCTTGCCCGCCAGGCGATGCGTCGCCGGCACCAGGACGTCGGCGGGATCCGAGCCGAGCTTCACCCGCGACAAGCCTTCGGGCAGGCCGAGTGGGGTGTTGTGCCAGTCGTGGACGATCGCGATGTCGATCTCGCCGCGGTTGACCGCGGCCACCGCCTCGAACGGGTCCGTCTCGAGCACCCGGACATCCAGCTGATCGTGCTCGTCGACCAATCGCGCGAGGGCAGGCGGCAACAGACCGCGCGCGGCGGTCGGGAACGCGGCGATGCTGAGCGTCCCGATCGCCTGCCCGCGTTGCTCCTCGAGTGTCAGCTCGGCGTCCTCGACCAGCTCGAGGATCCGCGCCGCCGTCGACGCCAACTGCTGGGCCGCGTCGGTCAGCACGATCCCGCGCCCCTGCCGCTCGACCAGTGTCGTCCGGGTCTCGCGCTCCAGCTTCGCCAGTTGCTGCGACACCGCGGACGGTGTGTAGCCGAGCACCTCGGCCGCGCGATTGACCGATCCGTACTGTGCCACCGCGTGCAGCGCCTTGAGCCGCCCGAGATCGATCATGAAGCACTCCTACATCATTAGCGGTAGCAATCAGTGCTGGTCCTTAAGTGTACTCCGACCAACACTGGACCGTATGAAGCCTCGTGACCTGCTCCTCGCCCTCGCCGTCGTCGTTGTCTGGGGCATCAACTTCGTCGTGATCGAGGTCGGTCTCGAAGGCATGCCGCCGCTCCTGCTCTCCGCGCTGCGGTTCTTCTTCGCCGCCGTCCCCGCGATCTTCCTGCTCGGCAAACCACGCGTCGCCTGGCGGTACGTCGTGGGCGTCGGCCTCGCACTCGGTGTGGCGAAGTTCGGGTTGCTGTTCATCGCGATGGACCACGGCGTACCGGCCGGACTGGCGTCGCTCGTGCTGCAGAGTCAGGTGATCTTCACGGTCCTGTTCGCGATCGCCGTACTGGGGGAGCGCCCGCGGCCCGCGCAGCTCATCGGCATCGTCATCGCGTGCGTCGGGATCCTGCTGATCGTCCTCGACCGCAAGCTGTCTGCACCGCTGGCAGCGCTGTTGCTGGTGATCGTAGCGGCCGGGTTCTGGGGTGTGGCCAACACGATCACCCGGTACGCGAAGCCGCCGGACACGTTGCGCTTCATGGTCTGGGTCAGCGCCGTCGCCGTCGTACCGCTGCTGATCCTCTCGCTCCTCACCGAAGGGCCGAAAGCAGACGTCGGCGCGATCCGCGCGATCGACCTGAGCGGCATCGGCGCGATCGCGTTCCTCGCCTTCGTGGCGACCCTGTTCGGGTTCGGCGTCTGGGGCTACCTGCTCCGGCAGTACGACGCCAGCACGGTCGCACCGTTCTCGCTGCTGGTGCCGGTCGTCGGCATGTCCGCGGCGTGGGTCCTGCGCGGCGAGGCGATCGGCCTGCAGCAGGCGATCGCGGCGGCGCTGGTAATCGGCGGCATGGCCTGCACGGTCATCAAGCGCAGGACTCCGCGGCCGACGGAGTCCCGCGTCCTGGTGGAATCAGGCGCCTGAGCTGACCATCGGGGGCATCTGCCAACCGCGCGCCAGTGACGAGGGGTACGCCGGCGCGCCGCCCGCGAAGTACTCGGTGAACTTCATGATCAGCGGATCCCAGCGCAGCGGGTCGATGTAGCGGTCGTTGCTCATCAGCAGGTCCTCGCGAACCCGGACCCGCTCGACCTTCATCTCCAGCGCGCACAGGTGCGAACCCGGCCCGCCGATCTCGGTGATCGCCTCGATCCGGCCTTCGAGGTTGATCGGGCTCTCCTGGACGGAATCCGGGCCGGACAGCTCACTCGGCTCGCGGGTCAGGCCGCCGGCGGCGAACTTGTCCGGCACGTACCGGTACCCGCGTGCCCGCTTCGACTCGGACATCTCCTCCGACCCGGTCAGCAACGCGATCCGGTCGAGCGCGGCGACCATGTCGAGGTCGACCAGGTTCAGCACGATCTCCGGCCGTTCGACCAGATTCTTCACGGTCTGGGCGCTCGTCCCCATCCGAGCATCGCGGTGTATCCGAGCCACCAGGCGGACGACATCGGTGCGAGGTTCGTGGTGCCGTCGGGGTTGAGGGAGCTGATCAGGACCACCGGCGTACCGAAGTACAGGACCTTGGGCTCGACTGTGCGCTTCATGCGAATGAAACGGTGATGCGACAGGATGTGTGAGTGGACGCATCTCAAGTCGGTCGCTTGACCGCCCGATGGATCGCCGAACTGCCCGGCGAGGACAGCACGGTGATCTCCGGTCTCGGCGTACAGCCGCTGCTCGCGATGCTGGCCGAGGTCGCCGACGAGCCTGCTCACACCGAGCTGGCCGAGGCCGCGGGCGGACGGTACGGCGGCCTGCTGCAGGCTCCCGAACTGCGGATGGCGTTGGGACTGTGGACGCGACCGGAGATCGACCTGCAGCCGGGCGTGGACCGATTCCTGCCGCCGGAGGTGCGTGGGACGCTGACCGATCGCGCCGCGCTCGACGCGTGGGTGGTCGAGCAGACGGACGGGTTGCTGGAACGGATGCCTGTTCAGCTCACGCCTGAGGTGTTGCTGGTGCTCGCGTCGGCGTTGGTGCTGAAGACGGACTGGACGCTGCCATTCGAGGAGTACCCGCGGAACGATCGGCGGTGGTTGAGCCGAGCGGATACCGACCTCGACAGCTTGCAGGTGCACGACAGCGCGGCGGGTCCGTTGACCGTGGTGACGGTGCAGGGAGCCGGCGAGTTCGACGTACGGCTCGTGGTCGGTGATGGTGGGCGTGCGGCCGTGCTGTCCGCGGCGCTGGAGCTCGACGGGGACGGCGTGAGCGGGTCCGAGGTGCTCGCGGCGGAGCGGTCGGCGCCTGGCGTCGAGATGATCGAGTCCGTGCAGCCGACCGTCGTACTGTCGATGCCGTACTTCGAGATCGAGGCGGAGCACGACCTGCTGCAGCATCCGGAGGTGTTCGGGCTGGTGTCCGCGTCGGACGCGAGCAGCGGGCACTTCCCGGGGTTGAGCCCGCAGCCGTTGGCGCTCGGCCAGGCACGACAGGCCGTGATGGCGCGGTTCTCGGCGACCGGGTTCGAGGCGGCCGCGGTCACCGCGATGGCCATGGCCGCGGGCGCTGCGCTGGGCGCGAAGGCGCTCTACGTGAACCTCGAGCGGCCGTTCGGCTTCATCGCCGTCCACCGACCGACGGCAGTGCCGGTCGTTGCAGGCTGGGTGAACTACTCGTAGGGGTTGACCGGCGCGGTCACCGGCTTGACGGTCTCGACTGTGAGCGCGGCGACGTCGCCGTCGACGCGCTTCGTTGGCTCGGCCCACTTGCCGGTCACGGTGATCCATTGGTTCTTCGCCGGTGCGGCCTGACCGCGGGCCTCGACCATGAACGCCGTACCGTCCGCGACGCAGCAGGTCAGGCCGATGCGGGTCACGTACCAGACGCCGTTCTTCGCCGGCGTGACGAAACCGGTCAGCTGGAACGACCGGCCCTTCATCGTCTCCTTCTCCCACACCGCCCAGACTGAGTAGTCCCGGACCGTCATGGGCTTGGGGCCGTGCGACTCGTCACCCCAGTACGCGTTCCCCTGGGGCTCGACCGGTTTCATCGGCTTCGCGGCGACCGGTGACTGCCGTTGCGCGGCATCCGCACCGAGCGCGGGCGGGTCCACGACGAGCAGCGCGAAGACCGGGACCAGCAGCAGCCAGGCAGCGCGCGGCAGAGCGTGGTCATGGGTCTGGCGGGACCGCACGACCACGTCGGTCACCGCGAGCGCGATCAGCACGACGCCGGCCGCCAGCAGCATCCACCGCATCCCGGGCTTCACGTACCGCAAGTACGTCCCGGACGTCGCGAGCTGCACCATCGCAGCCCCGACGAACACGATCACCAACCCGGCAACGTTGCGCTTCACAGCAACCACCACCCCACGAGGAGACTGGCCAGGATCGCGACCACGAAGGTGGCCGGTGCGAACCGTACGGCGAATTTCGGGCCGAACGTCCCGGTCTGGAGGGCGATCAGCTTCACGTCGACGATCGGGCCGACCACCATGAACGCGAGTCGCGCGGTGAGCGAGAACTGCGTGAGGCTCGCCGCCACGAACGCGTCCGCCTCGGAACAGATCGCCAGCAGTACGGCGAGCAGCCCGAGGATCAGCACCGACAGCAGGAGATTCCCCGCGACGTGGTCGAGCCAGGCCCGCGGGACGACGACGTTCAACGTGGCCGCTGCCGCCGCACCGACGACCAGGAAGCCGCCGGCGTGCAGGAAGTCGTGGAGCATCGCGGACCGGAACACGTCGAACTTGCTGTCGTCGTGCGCGTGCCGGTTCTTCGGCATCTTCAGCCACGAACTGCCCTTGCCGGTCAGCAACCACAACCAGCCGAGGATCATCGACACCGCGAGCGAGGTCACCGCGCGGGCGACCACGACCTTCGGCTGCCCCGGGAACGCCACCGCGGTCGACGCCAGCACGACCGGGTTGATGGCCGGCGCGGACAGCAGGAACGCGATCGCCGCGGCCGGGGTGACGCCGCGGTTCATCAAGGCCGCCGACACCGGGACCGACGCGCACTCGCAGCCCGGGAGCACGACCCCGGACGCGCTGGCCACCGGTACGGCGAGGGCGGGATGCTTCGGGAGCGCCTTCGCGAAGAACGAGGCCGGGACGAAGGCGGTGAGGGCGGCCGAGAGCAGTACGCCGAGGACCAGGAACGGCAGCGCCTGCACGGTCACGCCGACGAACATCGTCGCCCAGGTCCGGACCCCGTCGTCGGTGAACCACGCGTTGAACAACCGCCGCCCGAACAGCGCGAGTCCCACCAGCAGTACGAGCGTCGCGGTGAACGCGATCGAGGACCCGGACGGCTCTTTCTCCGTCGAATCGGGCTTTTCCTCGACCTCGGTTGGCGTACTCACGGTGCGCATACTGACACAACAGAGTGCGCCCGGACGACCACCCACAGCACCCCTGAAATGAAAATCAGCGTCATTCCGGCAAATACTCGCGTGTGGCACTGTGGGGGTATGGATGCCGACGTGGTGCGCGCAGTCAACGACCTCACCACCCGCTGGGCCCGGACGCTGCCGGCGGAGAACACCGTGGTGGCCGGCCTCGGTCTCTGGCCGCTGCTGGCGATCCTCGCGACCGGTGCGGACGAGCCCGGACGCGCCGAACTCGCCGCGGCCGCCGGAGTCGACCCGGCGACCGGATCGACCGACGCGATCCGGCTGATCGAGGCGATCGAAGCCTCCGCCGATCTGAACGCCGCGCTCGGTGTGTGGGTCAGTGAGCAGCTCAAGCTCGCCGAATCGTTCGACAGTGTGATGCCCGCGCCGCTCGTCGGACTGCTGACCGGCAACCCGACCGTGGACAAGGCGAAACTCGACGCCTGGGCCGCCGAACACACCGACGACCTGATCCGCGAGATGCCGGTCAACCTCGACGGCGACATGATGCTGGTCCTCGCCTCGGCGCTCCTGCTGCGCACCACCTGGGTCCGCCCGTTCACCGAGCAGGTCCGTCGGGTCCCCGCCGGCCCGTGGGCCGGTTCGTGGCATTGGCTCGAACGCACGGACTTCGACCTGGATTCAGTACGGCGGTACGACGGCCTGACCGTGGTCACGGTGCGCGGCGACGCGGATGTCGACGTACTGCTGGGAATCGGCGACGACCTCCCCGCATTGCTCGCTGCGGCGGCTCGCCCGAACGACGGCGTACCGGGGAGTCAGCTGATCGCCGAGGACGAGCCCGGGCCGGGGTTGCGGATCGGACGGAACACTGCGTCGCGGCCGGATGTGAAGGTGTCGCTGCCGTCGTTCAGCATCGAGGTCGAGCACGATCTGCTCGCGTCTCGTGAGCTGTTCGGGTTGACCGCGGTGACGTCGGATCCGGGGGCGCACGGGCACTTCAGCGCGCTCAGTCCGACTCCGCTCCAGGTCGGGCAGGCGAAGCAGAAGGTGCTCGCGCGGTTCTTCGCGACCGGGTTCGAGGCCGCGGCGGTGACAGCGGTCGCGATGACGCGGGCCGCGATGATCACCCGGCAGGAGCGTCGCCTGGAGCTCACGCTGGACAGGCCGTTCGCGTTCACCGCCGTACTGCGGGACTCGCGGCTGCCGATCGTGGCGGGCCGGGTCGAGAGGCCTACTGAACCGGGAGCGTGAACAGCCGGTTGAGCAGTGCGGACGCCTCGTCGACGCCCGCGCGGTCGCCGGTCAGCAGCAGGTCGAACAGCAGGCCGCGCGAGGCAGCCAGACCGAGGCGCGCGTACGCCGGGGCCTCCGTCGGCGGGAGGCCGGCGCGTACGCAGAGCTCGATCAGCGGCGGCAGCCACACATTGATCAGGTCGGCCTTGAGGGACTCGGTGTGCGGCAGGTCCTGCATCGCGTGCGCGCTGAGCTCGAAGAACAGCGGACCGTAGATGAGCGCGGCCTCGGTGACGCGGCGCCAGAACTCCTCGGCCTGCTCCGCGATCGGTCGCTGCGACTCGCTCAAGTCTGCGAGGAGATCGCGTTGCTGCTGCTCGACCGTGCGGACCACCTCGGCGAGCAGGCCCTCGCGGGAGCCGAAGTGGTAGATCAGCATCCGGTGACTGGTGCCGATCGAGGTCGCGATACTGCGCAGGCTCGCGTCCCCGATCCCGTTCTTCGCGAAATGCTCGACCGCGTCACCCAGCAGGCTTGCTCGACTCACTGACTTCCTTCAGCTTGGCGGTCTCGGTGGCGATGTAGTCCCGGGTGAGCTTGGCGTACAGCTTGCCGAAGAGCCAGCCGAGCGGGCCCTCCTGGACGATGGTCGCGGTCGCGACCGTGCCGTCCGGCGTGCTGATCACGCGGTGGCCGCCGGTGGTCTTGATGCCGGGAGCCTTCGAGACCCACTCGAAGTACTCGCCTTCTTTGAGCTCGGTCACCTCCCAGACGGCGACCGGGAGCTTGGGCTGGCGGATCCGGGTGCGGGCGCCGACGTGGATCCGGCCCGCGTCCAGCCGCTCGACGGAGTCGACGGTCGGGGTCCAGTCGGGCCACCGCTCGACGTCGCTGAAAACCTCCCAGACCCGGTCGGCGGGGGCCTGGATCGTGCTGGAATGATCGAAGCGCATGTACCAAATGGTACATCAGGTCTGTGTGAGGCTTCGGCGGGCGGTCTGCAGGCCGGCCACCGGCGGCAGGTAGGGTCTTGGGCCATGGCTGACCAGAACGTCCCGCAGAACATGCAGAACATGGAGAACGAGCAGGACCCGGGCGCGAACACGCAGATGTTCCGCGCCTTCGTCAACGAGGGCCAGACCGAGGCCACCAGCGAACCGAAGGTCAACGGCCGGCTCCTCGCGATCGTCGGCGGCGCGGTGCTGCTGATCGCGATCGTCGCCGCGATCGTCGTTCTCTGAGTTGACCGACCTCCGGGTCGAGGTCGTCAGGGTCTTCACCGACCCGGACGGCCGGTTCGGCAACCCACTGGGCATCGTCGACGGCCGCCTCGTCGGTGAGAGCGACCGGCAGCGCGTGGCCGCCGAACTCGGCTACAGCGAGACCGTGTACGTCGACGACGCTGCGACCGGCACGCTCCGTATCTACACCGCCACCCGCGAGATGGCCTTCGCCGGTCACCCCACCGTCGGCGCCGCCGCCTGGCTCCACACCCACGGCCACCCCGTCGACACCCTGCACGTCCCCGCCGGCCCGATCCCCGTCACCCGCTCCGGCGACCTCTTCGCCGTCCGAGCCGACACGACGTGGGGCAGCCCCTGGGACTGGCGCCAACTGTCCTCACCCGAAGAGGTCCTGGCCGCCGACCCCGCGACGTACAAGGCCGGCCACACCTTCCTCTGGTCCTGGCAGGACGAACCCGCCGGCATCATCCGAGCCCGAGCCTTCGCCCCCGCCATGAGCGTCGAGGAAGACGAAGCCACCGGCTCCGCCGTAACCCAACTAACCGCCCAACTAACCCGAGACCTCCTGGTCATCCAAGGCAAAGGCTCCCACCTCCGAACCACCTACCACCCACCAACCCACGCCACCGTAGGCGGCCACGTCCTCCCCGCCGAGCCGCGCACGTTCACGTTCTGACCGCGATCTTCGGCATCCGTTGACGGTTGGTGGGGAAGGGATAGAGCATGGGACCTCTACTTGGGGAGGTCTTGTGGCGGAGGTTGTCAGGGCTGCGCTTGTTCAGACGTCTTGGACGGGTGACAAGGAGTCCATGATCAAGGCGCACGAGGACTACGCGCGGCAGGCTGCCGCTGCGGGTGCGAAGGTGATCTGTTTCCAGGAGTTGTTCTACGGGCCGTACTTCTGCCAGAAGCAGGACGCCGAGTACTACGAGTACGCCGAATCCGTGCCGGGCCCCACCACCGAGCGGTTCGCCGCGCTGGCGCGGGAGCTCGGGATGGTGATGGTGCTGCCGATGTACGAGCAGGAGCAGCCGGGCGTGCTGTACAACACCGCCGCGGTCGTCGATGCCGACGGCACCTATCTGGGCAAGTACCGGAAGAACCACATCCCGCAGGTGAAGGGCTTCTGGGAGAAGTTCTACTTCCGGCCGGGCAACCTCGGGTACCCGATCTTCGACACCGCGGTCGGCCGGATCGGCGTCTACATCTGCTACGACCGGCACTTCCCCGAGGGCTGGCGGGCGCTCGGCCTGGCCGGCGCGAAGATCGTCTTCAACCCGTCGGCGACCAGCCGCGGACTCTCGGCATACCTGTGGCAGCTCGAACAGCCGGCCTCCGCGGTCGCCAACGAGTACTTCATCGGCGCCATCAACCGGGTCGGGATCGAGTCCGAGTTCGGCGACAACGACTTCTACGGTACGTCGTACTTCGTCGACCCGGAGGGGAAGTTCGTCGGCGACGTCGGGCACGACCACGACCCGGAACTGATCGTCCGCGACCTGGACCTCGGCCTGCTGGACACCGTCCGGGACCGCTGGCAGTTCTACCGCGACCGCCGGCCCGACGCGTACGGAGACCTGACGAAACCGTAAATGCCGACCGCTCAAAGGGGAGTGGCGTAGATGTCTTTGCTCGTCAAGGGTGGAACCGTCGTCGGACCGACCGGGACCCGGGTCGCGGACGTGCTGATCGAGGGCGAGAAGATCGTCGCGGTTCTCGATCCCTCGTTCACGCCGGCGATCACGGTCGACGAGGTGATCGATGCCTCCGGCAAGTACGTGATCCCGGGCGGGATCGACGCGCACACCCACATGCAGCTGCCGTTCGGCGGTACCGCGGCCAGCGACACGTTCGACACCGGTACGCGTGCCGCGGCGTACGGCGGGACCACGACGATCATCGACTTCGCCGTGCAACGCACCGGCGAGGTCGTGCAGGACGGGCTCGCCGCGTGGCACGCGAAGGCCGAGGGCGAGTGCCACGTCGACTACGCGTTCCACATGATCCTCGGCGGGGTCGACGCCGACGCGCTGAAGGCGATGGACCAGCTGGTCGCCGACGAGGGCATCACGAGTTTCAAGCTGTTCATGGCCTACCCGGGCGTCTTCTACTCCGACGACGGGCAGATCCTCCGCGCGATGCAGACCGCGCGCGAGAACGGCGCGATGATCATGATGCACGCGGAGAACGGCATCGCGATCGACGTCCTCGTCCAGCAGGCGATCGCGAAAGGCCAGACCGACCCGATCTACCACGGCATCACCCGCCCGGCCGCGCTCGAGGCGGAGGCGACGAACCGCGCGATCGCGCTCGCCGAGGTCGCGCAGGACTGCCCGCTGTACATCGTCCACTTGTCCGCGAGCCAGGCGCTCGAGAAGGTCGCCGAGGCGCGGCACGAGGGCCGCAACGTCTTCGCCGAGACCTGCCCGCAGTACCTGTACCTGACGCTCGAGGACCAGCTCGGCGCGCCAGGCTTCGAAGGCGCGAAATGGGTCTGCTCGACGCCGCTGCGCAGCAAGCACGAGTCGCACCAGCGGGACCTGTGGAAGGGCCTGCGGAACAACGAGCTGGCGATCGTGTCGACCGACCACTGCCCGTTCTGCATGAAGGACCAGAAGGAACTCGGCCTCGGCGACTTCTCCAAGATCCCGAACGGGATCGGCGGCGTCGAGCACCGCGTCGACCTGGTCTACCAGGGCGTGGTGGACGGGAAGCTGTCGCTGGAGCGCTGGGTGGAGACGATCGCGACCACGCCGGCCCGGATGTTCGGGCTGTATCCGCAGAAGGGGATTGTGCAGCCCGGCTCGGACGCCGACCTGGTGATCTACGACCCGAACGGTACGACGCGGATCGGCGTCGAGACGCACCACATGAACATGGACCACTCGGCGTACGAAGGGGTCGAGATCAAGGGCCGGGTGGGCACCGTCGTGTCCCGCGGCGAGGTGATCGTGGCCGACGGCAACTACCATGGCCGGAAGGGCCGGGGGAAGTTCCTGAAGCGCGGCCTGTCGTCGTATCTCAACTAAGGGGGAGATTGTGGACTTCGGTGTGGTGTTCCAGTGTGATCCGCCCGCGTCCACGGTCGTGGAGCTGGCCCGGAAGGCGGAGGACGCCGGGTTCTCGTACGTGTGGACGTTCGACTCGCACCTGCTCTGGCAGGAGCCGTTCGTGATCTACAGCCAGATCCTCGCGGCCACGCGCCGCGTGGTCGTCGGGCCGATGGTGACGAATCCGGGGACGCGGGACTGGACGGTGATCGCGTCCCAGTTCGCCACCTTGAACGAGATGTTCGGCAACCGGACGATTTGCGGGATCGGGCGCGGCGACTCGGCGCTGCGGACGCTCGGCGCGAAGCCGGGAACGATCGACGAGATGAAGCAGTGCGTCGAGGTGGTGCGGTCGCTCGCGCGCGGCGAGACCGTCGAGTACCGCGGGCAGCAGCTGAAGTTCGAGTGGGTCGACAACGGCGCGCTCGACGTGTGGGTCGCGGCGTACGGCCCTCGCGCGCTGAAGGCGACCGGTGAGGTCGGCGA
This Kribbella sp. NBC_00482 DNA region includes the following protein-coding sequences:
- a CDS encoding cellulase family glycosylhydrolase — protein: MIHSLLAGALLAASALLPVSAQADDTPVGRNGQLHVCGTKLCNERNEPVQLRGMSTHGLQWYADCVKTASLDALANDWKADILRISMYVQEDGYETDPEKFTNLVNNYIEEATERGMYALVDWHQLDPGDPNANLGLAKTFFTEIAERHKDKKNIIYDIANEPNSVSWAGIKSYAEQMVPVIRAKDPDGVIFVGTHGWASLGVSDGGSEADVIDNPVNATNLMYTFHFYAASHQQEYFDALSRAADRIPLFVTEFGTQTYTGDGGNDFTWSQKYLDFLESKQIGWTNWNFSDDFRSGAVFKEGTCAGNDFTGTSMLKPAGVWIRDHIRNRTASTVTTDVSTSAELKAALTDTKPGDTIKLADGTYTGNFKTTVDGTSSAPITLTGSSNAVLQAGGGYGLHLNGASYWNVKGITVTGGQKGIMIDSATRVTIDGVTVHGLDMEGVHFRNSSTYGVIKNSRIYDTGNDGRGMGEGVYVGSAGGTSDKSDHVQILGNTIGPDVGGEAVDLKEGTTGGLVSGNSFDGRGLTGANYDDSWIDVKGNNYVIENNTGKNTTNNGYETHTQQSGWGCGTVFRGNKSDLTGATGSGRYAFNITNYNASSCKVTIDRSNTITGGKALTNPGIPVT
- a CDS encoding LysR family transcriptional regulator, with translation MIDLGRLKALHAVAQYGSVNRAAEVLGYTPSAVSQQLAKLERETRTTLVERQGRGIVLTDAAQQLASTAARILELVEDAELTLEEQRGQAIGTLSIAAFPTAARGLLPPALARLVDEHDQLDVRVLETDPFEAVAAVNRGEIDIAIVHDWHNTPLGLPEGLSRVKLGSDPADVLVPATHRLAGKECVRAEDLVGERWICQPVGSICHEWLIRTMRRAGVEPEVAYSVAEYQTQLAMLARGLGIGLLPRLGRGPVPDGVVVVPLQPAPSRRLYAVWRTTTSRRPAISVTLATLKAAWPDRDTA
- a CDS encoding EamA family transporter, which translates into the protein MKPRDLLLALAVVVVWGINFVVIEVGLEGMPPLLLSALRFFFAAVPAIFLLGKPRVAWRYVVGVGLALGVAKFGLLFIAMDHGVPAGLASLVLQSQVIFTVLFAIAVLGERPRPAQLIGIVIACVGILLIVLDRKLSAPLAALLLVIVAAGFWGVANTITRYAKPPDTLRFMVWVSAVAVVPLLILSLLTEGPKADVGAIRAIDLSGIGAIAFLAFVATLFGFGVWGYLLRQYDASTVAPFSLLVPVVGMSAAWVLRGEAIGLQQAIAAALVIGGMACTVIKRRTPRPTESRVLVESGA
- a CDS encoding flavin reductase family protein, producing MGTSAQTVKNLVERPEIVLNLVDLDMVAALDRIALLTGSEEMSESKRARGYRYVPDKFAAGGLTREPSELSGPDSVQESPINLEGRIEAITEIGGPGSHLCALEMKVERVRVREDLLMSNDRYIDPLRWDPLIMKFTEYFAGGAPAYPSSLARGWQMPPMVSSGA
- a CDS encoding serpin family protein, which produces MTARWIAELPGEDSTVISGLGVQPLLAMLAEVADEPAHTELAEAAGGRYGGLLQAPELRMALGLWTRPEIDLQPGVDRFLPPEVRGTLTDRAALDAWVVEQTDGLLERMPVQLTPEVLLVLASALVLKTDWTLPFEEYPRNDRRWLSRADTDLDSLQVHDSAAGPLTVVTVQGAGEFDVRLVVGDGGRAAVLSAALELDGDGVSGSEVLAAERSAPGVEMIESVQPTVVLSMPYFEIEAEHDLLQHPEVFGLVSASDASSGHFPGLSPQPLALGQARQAVMARFSATGFEAAAVTAMAMAAGAALGAKALYVNLERPFGFIAVHRPTAVPVVAGWVNYS
- a CDS encoding TIGR03943 family putative permease subunit, encoding MKRNVAGLVIVFVGAAMVQLATSGTYLRYVKPGMRWMLLAAGVVLIALAVTDVVVRSRQTHDHALPRAAWLLLVPVFALLVVDPPALGADAAQRQSPVAAKPMKPVEPQGNAYWGDESHGPKPMTVRDYSVWAVWEKETMKGRSFQLTGFVTPAKNGVWYVTRIGLTCCVADGTAFMVEARGQAAPAKNQWITVTGKWAEPTKRVDGDVAALTVETVKPVTAPVNPYE
- a CDS encoding permease encodes the protein MSTPTEVEEKPDSTEKEPSGSSIAFTATLVLLVGLALFGRRLFNAWFTDDGVRTWATMFVGVTVQALPFLVLGVLLSAALTAFVPASFFAKALPKHPALAVPVASASGVVLPGCECASVPVSAALMNRGVTPAAAIAFLLSAPAINPVVLASTAVAFPGQPKVVVARAVTSLAVSMILGWLWLLTGKGSSWLKMPKNRHAHDDSKFDVFRSAMLHDFLHAGGFLVVGAAAAATLNVVVPRAWLDHVAGNLLLSVLILGLLAVLLAICSEADAFVAASLTQFSLTARLAFMVVGPIVDVKLIALQTGTFGPKFAVRFAPATFVVAILASLLVGWWLL